From Candidatus Manganitrophus morganii, the proteins below share one genomic window:
- the rfaE1 gene encoding D-glycero-beta-D-manno-heptose-7-phosphate kinase gives MTEAASKKELRPYLDRFDGHRVLVVGDLMLDHYIWGNVQRISPEAPVPVVNVLRESVLLGGAGNVLHNILTLGGRGLLCGVIGADEAGRWLSEELKSKGVEISGIVVEEERPTTKKTRIVAHQQQVVRFDHEKKGEISNKTEKKFIQFINDQLDRIDCMVISDYAKGVITEGLLESILPLALRRGIPVVVDPKVHHFSLYKKVTVVTPNHLEASQASGVDIEDEATLHQAGKALLKKLGCQAVLITRGEQGMSLFDKSGETTHIPTEARQVFDVTGAGDTVVSTLALAVSAGAPLPAAARLANHAAGVVVGMVGTTAIEKTMLKKALS, from the coding sequence ATGACCGAAGCGGCGTCTAAAAAAGAGCTTCGGCCGTACCTCGATCGGTTCGATGGACATCGTGTCCTGGTGGTCGGGGACCTGATGCTCGATCACTACATTTGGGGAAACGTTCAGCGGATTTCTCCCGAAGCGCCGGTTCCGGTCGTGAACGTGCTGCGGGAGTCGGTGCTGCTCGGCGGTGCCGGAAACGTGCTCCACAATATCCTCACGCTGGGGGGCCGGGGACTTTTGTGCGGCGTCATCGGCGCCGACGAAGCGGGACGGTGGTTGTCCGAAGAGCTGAAGTCCAAAGGGGTCGAGATTAGCGGGATTGTGGTCGAGGAAGAGCGGCCGACCACCAAAAAGACGCGGATCGTCGCCCACCAACAACAGGTCGTCCGGTTCGATCACGAGAAAAAGGGCGAAATTTCAAATAAAACTGAAAAGAAGTTCATCCAATTCATTAACGACCAACTCGACCGGATCGACTGCATGGTGATTTCCGATTACGCCAAGGGGGTCATTACCGAAGGTCTTTTGGAATCGATCCTCCCCCTGGCACTCCGGCGAGGTATCCCGGTCGTCGTCGATCCCAAAGTCCACCATTTCTCTCTTTATAAAAAAGTCACGGTCGTCACCCCCAATCATCTGGAAGCCTCACAGGCGTCGGGGGTTGATATTGAAGACGAGGCAACCCTCCACCAAGCCGGGAAAGCGCTCTTGAAAAAGCTCGGCTGCCAGGCGGTCCTGATCACGCGCGGGGAGCAGGGGATGAGCCTCTTTGATAAAAGCGGGGAGACCACCCATATTCCGACCGAGGCAAGACAGGTGTTCGATGTCACCGGCGCCGGCGATACGGTGGTCAGCACCCTGGCGCTCGCCGTCTCGGCCGGGGCGCCGCTGCCGGCCGCGGCGCGGCTGGCCAATCATGCCGCCGGCGTGGTCGTCGGGATGGTCGGAACGACGGCAATCGAAAAAACGATGCTGAAGAAAGCCCTCTCATGA
- a CDS encoding HAD hydrolase family protein, with amino-acid sequence MKRRPVPLSQRRQKAMRIRYLLLDVDGVMTDGTLYFDENGREIKGFSIYDGHGIRLLQRARIGVGIISGRSSAVVAWRAKELGIEDVHQGSRDKEAAYEMIKAKHRLQDEAVAFIGDDLIDLSLLRRVGFSIAVASAVDAVKQEVDWVTKKRGGEGAIREVIDFILSVQASKKTKHEREKTEGGKENDAFFLPHTPPA; translated from the coding sequence GTGAAGCGCCGGCCGGTCCCCCTTTCTCAGCGACGGCAGAAGGCGATGCGAATCCGCTATCTCCTTCTTGATGTCGACGGGGTGATGACCGACGGAACCCTCTATTTTGATGAGAACGGACGGGAGATCAAAGGGTTTTCGATTTATGACGGCCACGGCATCCGGCTCTTGCAACGGGCGCGGATCGGGGTCGGGATCATTTCGGGCCGTTCGTCTGCCGTGGTCGCCTGGCGGGCCAAAGAGCTCGGCATCGAGGATGTGCATCAGGGAAGCCGGGACAAAGAGGCCGCATACGAAATGATCAAAGCAAAACATCGTCTGCAAGATGAAGCGGTCGCATTCATCGGGGACGATCTCATCGATCTTTCTTTGCTTCGGAGGGTCGGCTTTTCGATCGCGGTCGCCAGCGCGGTCGATGCCGTCAAACAGGAAGTCGATTGGGTCACAAAAAAAAGGGGAGGGGAGGGGGCCATTCGGGAAGTCATCGATTTCATCCTCTCCGTTCAGGCTTCAAAAAAAACAAAACATGAAAGGGAAAAGACAGAAGGCGGAAAAGAAAACGACGCATTTTTTTTACCCCACACACCGCCTGCCTGA
- the kdsB gene encoding 3-deoxy-manno-octulosonate cytidylyltransferase produces MKMTADSVLVVIPARYPSTRFPGKPLADLNGKPMIQHVWERATAAKRPNRILVATDDERIAQAVRRFGGEVMITSSDHRTGTERVAEVAAQFPALQVMNLQGDLPLFQPATLDRLIESGGKLIQRGEADLITAKSAITNEEEVFSPHSVKVVSNERGEALYFSRSPIPHVEKDAFSQRVAFTFYKHYGIYLYHKDFLLRIAKSPEGSLEKMERLEQLRVLEQGGRVRVLEIEREEARFFWEVNTPEDLVKAREILNADSSRNLALGGFQ; encoded by the coding sequence ATGAAAATGACCGCGGATTCGGTTTTGGTGGTCATCCCGGCGAGATATCCCTCCACCCGGTTTCCGGGAAAACCGCTCGCCGACCTGAACGGAAAACCGATGATCCAGCATGTCTGGGAGCGGGCGACGGCGGCAAAGCGCCCGAACCGTATCCTGGTTGCAACGGATGACGAACGGATCGCTCAAGCGGTCCGACGCTTCGGCGGGGAGGTGATGATCACCTCGTCGGATCACCGAACCGGGACCGAGCGGGTGGCGGAGGTCGCCGCGCAATTCCCCGCTTTACAGGTCATGAACCTTCAAGGCGATCTCCCCCTCTTTCAGCCCGCAACGCTCGACCGGCTGATTGAAAGCGGCGGCAAATTGATTCAACGAGGGGAGGCCGACTTGATCACGGCCAAATCGGCGATCACAAACGAGGAAGAAGTCTTCTCCCCGCATTCGGTCAAAGTGGTTTCGAATGAACGGGGAGAGGCCCTTTATTTTTCGCGATCTCCCATCCCTCACGTTGAAAAAGATGCATTCTCACAAAGAGTGGCATTCACCTTTTATAAACATTACGGTATTTATCTCTACCACAAAGATTTTCTCCTCCGCATCGCCAAATCGCCGGAGGGAAGCTTAGAGAAGATGGAGCGGCTTGAGCAGCTCCGCGTTCTGGAACAGGGGGGAAGGGTCCGCGTCCTTGAAATCGAAAGGGAAGAAGCTCGCTTTTTCTGGGAGGTCAATACACCGGAAGATCTGGTCAAAGCGAGAGAGATTTTAAATGCCGACTCCTCACGCAATTTAGCACTCGGAGGGTTCCAGTGA
- a CDS encoding CTP synthase — protein MKKKQTKTKYIFVTGGVVSSLGKGLSAAAIGNLLESRGLSITFLKLDPYINVDPGTMNPYQHGEVFVTDDGTETDLDLGHYERYTSARMSKKNNYTTGKIYNNVITKERRGDYLGGTVQVVPHITDEIKRCIKAVGNGIDVAIVEIGGTVGDIESLPFLEAIRQFPFDIGRENVLYIHLTLVPFIKAAEELKTKPTQHSVNKMREIGIQPDILLCRTDRFISTDLKKKIALFCNVEQEAVITAKDVDSIYEVPLVFHQEKLDETIVKKLKLKAKAPQFKSWEKIVQVIKHPQDEVQIALVGKYVDLKDSYKSLCESLIHGGIGNKVRVVIDWVNSERLEDEGVEPVLKGSHGILVASGFGNRGIEGKISAIEYAREREIPFFGICLGMQCAVIEFARHIAGLSKANSSEFEPKSPDPVIDLLPDQRHVQEKGATMRLGAYPCRVEKGTKAYEAYQQTEVSERHRHRYEFNNQYRELLTKQGLVLSGLSPDGKLVEIIELADHPWFLAVQFHPEFKSRPQEPHPLFREFIKASLKHKRAGG, from the coding sequence GTGAAGAAAAAGCAAACCAAAACCAAATACATCTTCGTGACCGGCGGCGTGGTCTCCTCCCTTGGGAAGGGTCTCTCCGCCGCGGCAATCGGGAATCTGCTCGAATCCCGCGGGCTCTCGATCACTTTTCTGAAACTGGACCCCTATATCAACGTCGATCCCGGCACGATGAATCCTTATCAGCACGGCGAGGTCTTCGTCACCGACGACGGCACGGAGACCGATCTTGACCTGGGGCATTACGAGCGCTACACCTCGGCCAGGATGTCGAAGAAGAACAACTACACCACCGGAAAGATCTACAACAATGTCATCACCAAAGAGCGGCGAGGCGATTATCTCGGCGGGACAGTGCAGGTCGTTCCCCACATTACCGATGAGATCAAGCGCTGCATCAAGGCGGTCGGGAACGGAATCGATGTGGCGATCGTCGAAATCGGCGGAACGGTCGGCGACATCGAAAGCCTCCCGTTCCTGGAAGCGATCCGTCAATTTCCGTTCGATATCGGAAGAGAAAATGTCCTCTACATTCACCTCACTCTGGTCCCGTTTATCAAGGCGGCCGAGGAGTTGAAGACCAAGCCGACCCAGCACAGCGTCAACAAGATGCGCGAGATCGGCATTCAGCCCGACATCCTCCTCTGCCGGACCGACCGGTTTATCTCGACAGACCTCAAAAAGAAGATCGCCCTCTTCTGCAACGTCGAGCAAGAGGCGGTCATTACCGCGAAAGATGTCGACAGCATCTATGAAGTGCCGCTCGTTTTCCACCAGGAAAAACTGGACGAAACGATCGTCAAAAAATTGAAGCTGAAGGCAAAAGCGCCGCAGTTTAAGAGCTGGGAGAAAATCGTTCAGGTCATCAAACATCCGCAGGATGAAGTCCAAATCGCCCTCGTCGGGAAATATGTCGACCTCAAAGATTCGTACAAGAGCCTTTGCGAGTCGCTGATCCACGGCGGAATCGGAAACAAGGTGCGGGTCGTGATCGACTGGGTCAACAGCGAGCGGCTTGAAGACGAAGGGGTCGAGCCGGTCCTGAAGGGATCCCACGGCATCCTCGTGGCGAGCGGCTTCGGAAACCGGGGAATCGAGGGGAAGATCTCGGCGATTGAATACGCGCGGGAGCGGGAAATTCCCTTTTTCGGCATCTGTCTCGGGATGCAATGCGCGGTCATCGAGTTTGCCAGACACATTGCGGGGCTCTCCAAGGCAAACAGCTCCGAATTCGAACCGAAAAGCCCCGACCCGGTGATCGATCTGCTTCCCGATCAGCGCCACGTTCAAGAGAAGGGGGCGACGATGCGGCTCGGCGCCTACCCCTGCCGCGTGGAGAAGGGAACGAAAGCCTACGAGGCCTATCAGCAGACCGAGGTCTCCGAGCGGCACCGCCACCGATACGAATTCAACAACCAGTACCGGGAGCTTCTGACCAAACAGGGACTCGTCCTTTCCGGTTTATCCCCGGATGGGAAGTTGGTCGAGATCATCGAGCTGGCGGATCACCCCTGGTTTCTCGCCGTTCAGTTCCATCCCGAGTTTAAATCGCGGCCGCAAGAGCCGCATCCCCTCTTCCGAGAGTTCATCAAGGCTTCACTGAAGCATAAACGCGCCGGGGGCTGA
- the kdsA gene encoding 3-deoxy-8-phosphooctulonate synthase yields the protein MPYSVEIGKMRFGEGDFFLIAGPCVIENEDLVLKTAEIIARIAAAHKVPLIFKSSYDKANRTAVSSFRGMGMEEGLKILQKVKETIGVPVLSDVHGPEEATAAAEVLDVLQIPAFLCRQTDLLLAAGKTGKVVNVKKGQFLAPWDMANVVEKLESTGNRKIFLTERGASFGYNNLVSDMRSLVIMRRTGYPVVFDGTHSVQLPGGGGKVSSGQREFVLPLTRAAVATGCDGLFLEVHPSPDQAPSDGPNMIDPAQLDQLLGQVGRILEALRERKTP from the coding sequence ATGCCTTACTCGGTTGAGATTGGAAAGATGCGATTTGGGGAGGGAGATTTTTTCCTCATCGCCGGCCCCTGCGTCATCGAAAACGAAGATCTCGTCTTAAAGACGGCGGAGATAATCGCCCGGATCGCCGCCGCGCACAAGGTTCCGCTCATCTTCAAATCCTCCTATGACAAAGCGAACCGGACCGCCGTCAGCTCCTTCCGGGGAATGGGAATGGAAGAGGGGCTGAAAATCCTCCAAAAGGTGAAAGAGACAATCGGCGTTCCGGTCCTCTCCGATGTTCATGGGCCTGAAGAAGCGACCGCCGCCGCCGAGGTCCTTGATGTGCTGCAGATCCCGGCCTTTCTCTGCCGGCAGACCGATCTGCTCCTCGCCGCCGGAAAAACCGGCAAGGTCGTCAATGTGAAGAAGGGACAGTTTCTCGCCCCCTGGGACATGGCCAACGTGGTCGAGAAGCTGGAGTCGACCGGGAACCGGAAAATCTTCCTGACCGAGCGGGGCGCCAGCTTCGGATATAACAATCTGGTCAGCGACATGCGCTCTCTGGTCATCATGCGGCGGACCGGCTATCCGGTCGTCTTCGACGGCACCCATAGCGTCCAGCTGCCGGGAGGGGGAGGGAAAGTCTCCTCCGGCCAACGGGAGTTCGTCCTGCCGCTGACGCGGGCCGCCGTGGCCACCGGATGCGACGGCCTCTTCCTGGAGGTGCATCCCTCTCCGGACCAGGCCCCCTCCGACGGACCGAACATGATCGATCCGGCGCAGCTCGATCAGCTGCTCGGGCAGGTCGGTCGAATTCTCGAAGCGCTCCGGGAAAGGAAAACCCCATGA
- a CDS encoding KpsF/GutQ family sugar-phosphate isomerase gives MILEEGKRVLRIEAQAITDLIDRMDGRFVEAVELCYNSKGRIVVVGMGKSGLIGKKIAATLASTGTPAFFLHPAEGIHGDLGMVSKEDVALLISNSGETEEILRILPSIKRMDLKMITLTGNIKSTLAKMSDVVLDISIREEACPLGLAPTASTTATLAMGDALAVALLQQRGFRKEDFAFFHPGGTLGRQLLLKVEDAMHVGNNIPKVAEETPMREVVLEMTAKKLGMTTVLNAAGNLAGVITDGDLRRLIKKIDHEGRDIFSLPAREVMNRSPKTISKEALTAQAIHMMESHAITTLVVAGSDGHVDGILHLHDLLKKGVV, from the coding sequence ATGATCTTGGAAGAAGGCAAGCGGGTCCTCAGAATCGAGGCCCAGGCGATCACCGATCTGATCGATCGAATGGACGGCCGATTTGTCGAGGCGGTCGAGCTTTGCTACAACAGTAAAGGCCGCATCGTGGTCGTCGGCATGGGAAAATCAGGGTTGATCGGGAAGAAAATCGCGGCAACCCTCGCCAGCACCGGCACCCCGGCCTTTTTTCTTCATCCCGCGGAGGGGATCCACGGTGACCTCGGCATGGTCTCGAAAGAAGATGTCGCCCTTCTGATCTCCAACAGCGGGGAGACCGAGGAGATCCTTCGAATCTTGCCGTCGATCAAGCGGATGGATCTGAAAATGATCACCCTGACGGGGAATATTAAATCAACTTTGGCGAAGATGAGCGATGTCGTCCTCGATATCTCGATTCGGGAAGAGGCCTGTCCGCTGGGGCTGGCGCCGACGGCGAGCACCACCGCCACCTTGGCGATGGGAGATGCGCTGGCGGTCGCGCTCCTTCAGCAGCGGGGATTCCGAAAAGAAGACTTCGCCTTCTTTCATCCCGGCGGCACCCTCGGGCGACAACTTCTGCTCAAGGTCGAAGATGCGATGCACGTCGGGAACAACATTCCGAAAGTGGCCGAGGAGACGCCGATGAGAGAGGTCGTCCTGGAGATGACCGCCAAAAAGCTTGGGATGACGACCGTGTTGAACGCCGCCGGAAATTTGGCGGGGGTGATCACCGACGGGGATCTTCGCCGGCTGATCAAAAAGATCGATCACGAAGGGCGGGATATCTTTTCCCTGCCGGCGCGCGAGGTGATGAATCGGAGTCCGAAAACCATCTCAAAAGAAGCGCTGACGGCGCAGGCGATTCACATGATGGAATCACACGCGATCACGACCCTCGTGGTGGCGGGGTCCGACGGGCATGTCGACGGCATCCTTCATCTTCATGATCTCCTCAAAAAAGGGGTCGTCTAA
- the lepA gene encoding translation elongation factor 4, which yields MGSKINIILKFIVLGKCDLQEYIRNFSIIAHIDHGKSTLADRLLEKTGAVTPREFKDQLLDDMDLERERGITIKAHAVRLKYRADDGHDYIFHLIDTPGHVDFTYEVSRSLAACEGALLVVDATQGVEAQTIANAYLAIDNNLEIIPVINKIDLPSADVEKTKQQIEDILGLDASEAILASAKEGKGIKEILEAVIRRVPPPSGKVDAPLRALIFDSWFDNYQGAVVLVKVVDGTIRKGSQIKLMSNGIEHEVLSLGVFTPKAEEATSLSVGEVGCVISGIRNVSETKIGDTITDAKHPATEAIPGYKEVKPMVFCGLYTIDTDRYEDLRDALEKLRLNDSSFKYEPETSLALGFGFRCGFLGLLHMEIIKERLEREYRLSLISTAPTVVYRVTTVKGEVLHIDNPAKLPAPNLIAGFEEPFIEGVIITKDEFLGSIMKLSQDRRGIQKDMKYLDVGRVMVKYELPLNEVILDFYDRLKSLSKGYASLDYEFIGYREADLVKVDIMLNGETVDALSFIAAKDKSQIRARQLAEKMKELIPKQMFEVAIQAAIGSKIIARETVSAMKKNVTAKCYGGDITRKRKLWEKQKEGKKRMKQVGRVEIPQEAFLAVLKVQD from the coding sequence ATGGGGTCGAAAATCAATATAATTCTAAAGTTTATAGTTTTAGGGAAGTGCGACTTGCAAGAGTATATCAGAAATTTTTCGATTATCGCCCATATTGATCATGGAAAATCGACACTGGCCGACCGCCTGTTGGAGAAAACCGGGGCGGTCACCCCGCGAGAGTTCAAAGATCAGCTCCTCGACGATATGGATCTGGAACGGGAGCGGGGGATCACGATCAAAGCCCATGCCGTTCGGTTAAAGTACCGGGCGGACGATGGGCATGATTATATCTTCCATCTAATTGATACACCGGGACACGTCGATTTTACCTATGAGGTCTCCCGAAGCCTTGCCGCATGTGAAGGGGCCCTCCTCGTGGTGGATGCTACCCAAGGGGTGGAGGCGCAAACGATCGCCAACGCTTACCTCGCCATCGACAACAATCTTGAGATTATTCCTGTGATCAACAAGATTGATCTCCCCAGCGCCGACGTTGAGAAGACCAAACAGCAGATCGAGGATATCCTCGGCCTCGACGCCTCGGAGGCGATCCTCGCAAGCGCCAAAGAGGGGAAGGGGATCAAAGAGATCCTGGAGGCGGTCATCCGCCGGGTTCCTCCTCCATCGGGAAAAGTAGACGCGCCGCTTCGCGCGCTGATCTTCGATTCCTGGTTCGACAACTACCAGGGGGCGGTCGTCCTGGTCAAAGTGGTCGACGGAACGATCCGCAAGGGATCTCAGATTAAACTGATGTCGAACGGCATCGAGCACGAAGTTCTCTCCCTCGGCGTTTTTACGCCGAAAGCGGAAGAAGCGACCTCGCTCTCGGTCGGGGAGGTCGGTTGTGTGATCTCAGGCATCCGGAACGTCAGCGAGACCAAGATCGGCGACACGATCACCGACGCGAAACACCCCGCGACGGAGGCGATTCCCGGCTATAAAGAAGTCAAGCCGATGGTCTTCTGCGGCCTCTACACCATCGACACCGACCGCTACGAAGATCTGCGGGACGCGCTCGAAAAACTTCGACTCAATGACTCGTCGTTCAAATATGAGCCGGAGACCTCTTTGGCGCTGGGCTTCGGATTTCGATGCGGCTTCTTGGGCCTGCTCCATATGGAGATCATTAAAGAGCGGCTCGAGCGGGAATACCGGCTCTCCCTCATCAGCACGGCGCCGACGGTCGTCTACCGGGTGACCACGGTCAAGGGAGAGGTGCTTCACATCGATAATCCGGCGAAGCTCCCCGCGCCCAACCTGATCGCCGGTTTTGAGGAGCCTTTTATCGAGGGGGTAATCATCACGAAAGATGAGTTTTTGGGATCGATCATGAAGCTCAGCCAAGATCGGCGCGGGATACAGAAGGATATGAAATACCTCGATGTCGGACGGGTCATGGTGAAGTATGAGCTCCCGTTGAATGAGGTGATTCTCGATTTCTACGACCGCCTGAAATCGCTCTCGAAAGGATACGCTTCGCTCGATTATGAATTCATTGGCTACCGGGAAGCCGATCTGGTGAAAGTCGATATCATGCTCAACGGCGAAACGGTCGATGCCCTCTCTTTCATCGCAGCGAAGGATAAATCGCAGATCAGAGCGCGGCAGCTCGCCGAGAAGATGAAAGAGCTCATTCCCAAACAGATGTTCGAAGTCGCCATTCAAGCAGCCATCGGGAGCAAGATCATCGCGCGGGAGACCGTCAGCGCCATGAAGAAGAATGTGACCGCCAAGTGTTACGGCGGAGATATTACGCGAAAGAGGAAATTATGGGAGAAGCAGAAGGAAGGCAAGAAAAGAATGAAGCAGGTCGGCCGGGTGGAGATCCCACAGGAAGCCTTTCTTGCAGTCCTGAAAGTTCAGGATTAG
- the lepB gene encoding signal peptidase I gives MPEENKLKSTIREYAETLVIAIILALVIRTFVVQAFKIPSGSMIPTLNIGDHILVNKFIYGVRLPFTDVTLIPIREPHRGDIIVFRFPKDESKDFIKRVVGLPGDTIEVKNKEVYLNGQKQDESYAIHEDDNPAHSVPDRDNFGPVSVPKDSYFVMGDNRDHSLDSRFWGFVDFSKIKGQAFIIYWSWDGEASWVRWNRIGKLIH, from the coding sequence TTGCCTGAAGAGAACAAGCTGAAATCGACGATTCGGGAGTACGCCGAAACGCTGGTCATCGCCATCATCCTGGCGTTGGTGATCCGGACGTTCGTCGTGCAGGCGTTTAAGATTCCGTCGGGCTCGATGATTCCGACGCTGAACATCGGCGATCATATCTTGGTGAATAAATTCATCTATGGAGTTCGTCTCCCCTTTACCGACGTGACATTGATTCCGATCCGGGAGCCGCATCGAGGCGATATCATCGTCTTCCGTTTCCCGAAAGATGAGTCGAAAGATTTCATCAAAAGGGTCGTGGGGCTTCCGGGAGATACCATCGAGGTGAAGAATAAAGAGGTTTACCTGAACGGCCAGAAACAGGACGAATCGTACGCCATCCACGAGGACGACAATCCGGCGCACTCCGTGCCGGATCGGGATAATTTCGGCCCGGTCTCCGTTCCGAAAGACTCCTATTTCGTCATGGGAGACAACCGCGACCATAGCCTCGATTCGCGCTTTTGGGGATTCGTCGACTTCTCCAAGATCAAGGGCCAGGCCTTTATCATCTACTGGTCGTGGGATGGCGAGGCGAGTTGGGTCCGTTGGAACCGAATCGGAAAATTGATCCATTAA